Below is a window of Natrialbaceae archaeon AArc-T1-2 DNA.
GTCGTTGGTCAGTGATTTCGACTTTCCGCCGCCGGTCGTTGCCGCACGGACGTAGTGGGTTGGGAGCAACGACGGCGGAATACAGACCGGCTTGTCTTCCGGCTCTCCGTTTTCATCGATCGCATATCCGATTGCCATGCCCTCTCGAAACTCGTCCATCAGATCCGGGTGTGGCCGTGGGAGCGGATTCCGAGAGCGTTGCTCAGAGCGTGTACCACGGCTTCCTTCGACCGTCAGATCCTGGGACGAGGGGACAACAGTGAAGTTCGCGAGTTCATCGGCGTTCAACACGAGATCAGGGCGGCATTTCCCCCGACCCGTGACCAGTTCTCCATCGAGTACGCGTTCGAGGACCGCTCGAGCACGTTTTCGTTTCGTTCGATGCAACATTCCCTTCGATCGGAGTCGGTGTCCCTCGAGTTCGTAGAATGGGCCATCTAAGGCGTTCAGCGATTGAGCGAGTTGATCAAGTTGGGTTTCGACACGATTGTCTGTCTCGCCATCATCAGGAGCTGGAAGCGCGACGGCTCGAGCATTGACGGTGAAGGTTCGTTTTGGATGTTTCGCTTCGATCCGGTCGATTCGATTCCGGACTTCGGTCCCGAGATTCTGCTGTCGGTCCTCTGGGTTAATCTCGCCGACCTCGAACAGCGGGCCGATGTAGCGCTGCCCGAACGTATCTCGTCCATCTTGAAGATCTTCGATTCGCAACTCTGCGTCAGCCACCCACTCGGCTTTGCGCTGCCAGACTACCTGGAACGCGATTGGATACTCGAGTTCGGTGAGATGATCGATCAGCGTCGCGAGTGGGGGCTGCTCGGTATCGTATTCGCTTGGATTCGGATCCCGGTTCGCGAACGATTTGATCGTCGTCATCCAGTCGCGTTTGCGCTCGGCCCGACCGTACCACTGGACACCGATTGGCTCGACCTCTTTGAGTGATGGCCGGGCGAAGATGGTCGCGGACTCTGGAGTAGACGACGTTCCTTCATCGAGTACTGAACCCCCGTCTTTAGTAGACGCGTCGGAGGTGTACTCGAGGACCGATCCATCACCACGCTCGACGCCACCGGCTTCCGTCTCGAGGTCAGCGAACTCGAGGTCGTCGTTGTCGGCAACCGGCCGACCACCGTCCGTTCGCTCGTCCTCTTCACGCTCGTGGTCAACCTGTTCATCGGCTCCTGAAGACTCCAACAACCTTCCGTCTGCACGTCGTTCGTGATACTCGTCCTGTGTGTATTCGACTGGTTGGACGAGTTTTCGCTCGAGGTCCAGCACACACCGAGTGATGTCGAACGTTTGTGGGTAGATCGTCTTGAGCCGCTTCTCGAGCGTCTCGAGATGCGCCGGGTGGTCGACACCGTAGTAGAACTCGACTGGCTCGTCTTTCCCTTCGCTGACAGCGAGGAATTCGAGCGTCGGTGGGCTCGTATCAGCAAACGGATTCAGTCGATCCGACAACCCCCGTGTATCCGGGTTCGTCAGTTTGTGCAGACTCTCGAGTGCGGCTGGAATCTCTGTAGTGTGAAGTGCCTCAGAGGTTGGTGTCACTCGGATATACTCACTCATCGGACTGGTCACCTCCGTCAGTCCACGTTAGCACCTCGTGGTCCGTTTCTCGCTGCTGTTCGGGATCCGTTTCGTCTGTTCGGACGTCCTCTGTGGATTGTCGTCCATCTCCTTCAGAGACGCCAGGGAGCTCATCCCGAGATTGCTCTTTGGCGTCGAAGTCGATCACCTCCTTCTCTTTCTCGAGTGCGTGGACCTCGATACCACGCCAGTCACCGTCGACGCCGACGAGCGCTTCGGAGTATCCGATGTCCTCACTCCCAGGGACAGCGTCCTGGACAAACCGCATCTGCGCCGAGTTCAATCCGAACTCGTTGGCCCAGTGCTGGTCCATTCCATCGAGATGGTGGAATTGCTTGATCGCACACTGATCGAGGATCGCCTCTGACTCGGCGTGCTGGAAGAACTCGTCGACAGTCTGGGTGATCATCCGGATCGAGAGATCGTGGTGACGGTGGTGGCGGAACACGATCTCGAGGTATTCGAGACTCGCTGCATCCTGCATCAGGTATCGGGCCTCGTCGATGACGAACACGACCTCCTTGTCCGTCTCCTTGGCACGCTCGTAGACCAGCGTGATCAACAGCTGCATGATGAGACTCGTGCTGCCGCCCAGACTGCCCTCCTGTTGGGCTAAATCGAGGTAGATCACTTTCTCGTCGCGAAGGTCGAACTCGGTCGGTCGCCCGAGATTTTCGTAGCGACCGTCCTCTGCAAAGGATCGCAACTGGTCAATCAGCCACGTTGCGTCCGACTCGATCTTCTTCGTTTCCTCGTCCGTCCGAACGACGAACCCTTCCGGATTGTCGACCATCTCCTCGAGGATATCGAGGACGTCTCGCGTCGTCGGACTCTCGTTGTCGTGGGTCGCGATGTCGTCCGTAATGCCTTTCCTGGCGTACGCTTCTTCGATCGCTGTCTCGAGCGTGGTTCGCTTGTCTCCAAGCTGGATCCCACGGAGGGCGAAGTAGTTCGAGAGGAAGCTCATCACGCTGTCGAGTTTCTCGCGGTAGGGGCTGGCGTCCTCACCCATCGCCCGCTGGATCCGTTCGGGCGTTGGCTTGATCTCGAGCGGGTTCAATCCCATATCGCCACCGACGGTGATTCGCGTCCCACCGAGGGCTTCGGCGACGCCAGCCCAGTTGTTCAGCGGCTCGAGGATGATCCCGATTCGGTCTTCGCTCTGTTCGATCGATCGGATAAAGTTCTGCTTCGCGCCAAACGACTTTCCGGAGCCGGGATCACCGACCGTGAACATCGCGTAGCCGTTTTCGCGAGCGAACGGATCGATCACGACGGGGCTTTCGTTCTTCCAGTGGATTCCAAACTCAACACCGCCGTCCTCGAGAATTGTCGCGTTGTGTGGTGAGGCAAGCAAGGCACCAACAGCGCCGCCGAGTGAAATCGCCTCGCGACCAAACGGGTTCGATCCGATCGGAGCCACAGCCTGCAGCGCGAGGTCTTGCTTACAGATCGCCGTCTTCGGCGAGAGACCGGCGGGTTGCTCGCGAAGCCGGCTTCGGATCGTCCGAACGGACTCACGAAGCTCATCCTTCGTCTCCGCCCGAACAGTAACGAACATCCCCTGGTCGAAGACACGACTCCCGTTTTCGACTGACTTGTACGTCGAGACTGCTTCGTTGGCCCGCTCCTGGAGATAGGCTCCGCGGACGCTTTGCTCGAGGTCAGCATCGACCTGGAGGTCGTCGGCGACCCGCTGGAGTTCATCACGAGCTTTCTGCTGATTCTTCGGTGTGATGTGGACGGTAAGATCAAACTCGATGTCGGTCAGTTCGAACAACTCGTTCAGGTAGCCGTCGTTGGGATAGTCGGGGTAGTCGGCGATGTACAGTGTGGACGTCCACTGCTCACCGACCTGTGCGGCGCGTGTCTCCCACGTAACAGCTGATGGAGCGACTGCGCTCTTGTGACGCTCGGAGATCTCCTCGAGGATCTTCCCTTCGACGTCGCCGGCCTCGATCGTCTCCTCGCCGAGAAGTTCCGAGAAGTCGATTTCTTTCTCATCAGTTCGTGCTCGGTTTCGGTAGACCGCCACGCCAACACCGGCGAAAACAGCCAGCAGGACAAGCGCTGCAACGATGTGTGCGGTTTCGAGGACAGCCACACGCTGCTCGAGGGTGGCGAGTAAAACAGCGCCGACAGCAGCCACACTATGCATCGTCATCCCTCCGCTGGTGGTCGAGAATTGGTTGTTCGCGAACAGCGTTGGTGGCGTCGTCGTAGTCGTGTTCTTCGCCGTTCCAGAAGTCCATCGCGAGCACGAACAGTTCGACTGTGCTCAGACGGCGAGCCGACCAGCCAGGGGCCTTCTGTACCAGTTCGGTCTGGACAGCCCGACAACGTCGGTCGAGCTTGTCGAACATCTGTGCTCGGACCTCTGTCTCGCTCAAATCTTCACGCCGGGTGACGAATGGGTTAAACAGAAAGCCAACCATGGGGAGCGTAGTGAGCTTCTCGGCCGGCGAGTGTTCGTCGTGGTAGCGATTGTAGACCTCGAGTGGGCTGACCTGAACACCGATAACGTAGCGAATCTGCTGGGCACCGTCGAGATCACGGGGGCGTTGGTCGCGGTACTCCTCGAGGAGTTCCTCGAAGATCGGATTATCGGAGACGTCGTCGTCAGCAAGTCGATCGTCAATCTGTGTGGTCAGCTCTTCTACTGGGAAAGAGCGGGTCGTTGCGTGGAATTTGAGGCTGTAATCGAGTTCCTTGTTCGCGAACTCCGCTGCGACGTCCTGGACGTGTGCCCAGTCGCCGCTCATCGCGAAGTCCATATTTCCCGGATCGATCTCGAGGAAGGCTTCCATCGTGCCGTCGGTTCGTTGGACGGTGCTGGCACCGGGCCAGGCCCGCTCGATGTTCGTGAGGTCCTGGGTTCGCTCGTCGGGTGCGAACGGTGTGTAGTTGATCAGCCCACCCTCGTTCGACCGCGAGTCGGGCTGCTCTCGAGCGTGGCCGGTCTCACTTGGAGCGTTGTAGCTCACTCGAGGCCGCCTGCAGTAGTACCGATACACGTCCGTAAGCCACGTCGCCGCCGAGAGATGGGCTGGACTGGCATAGACGGATGCAACGCCGAGAACAACACCGACGAGTACGAACGGGAAAACGAGGGCGTCGATCCCGGTCAGACCACCCAGCAGTAACCCTGCAATCGGGAACCCGAGGAGAACGTAGACGTCTCCTTCCTCGAGGTTCACGATCGGAACACGATTCTCTTCACCCAGTTCGTCCATGATTCGCCTGGATGCGGCGTCTCGGTCGGCCATAGTTAGTAGTACCCGGGGTCGTTCTCGGTGCGTCGGTACTGCGGGACGCCTTGCTGACCGTAGGCGTCCGAGACAACGTTGTCGTGTGCTGTTCCCTCGGTTCCGCTGGCGCTCGAGTGGCTTTCGGTCGGTTGGCGATTAGTCGTCTGCTGCTGCCTGCTTAGTTGCTGTCCAGCAACTTGCCATGCGGCTGCTTTCGGGCCCCAGCGAGCGGCTGTCGTTGCGGCAAGTGGCCCAGCCACTTTGGCGGCACCAACGGCCGCACCGACCGTGGCCGCACCACCAATGGCCTTCGCTGTCAATGGGCTGGCATAGGCGAAGAGCTTCCAGATCACGATGAGCGCGAATACTGGGAGCGACGCACCGATGAGGTAGCTCAAAAACGTACTCTCTGGTGCGAGAGAGGACTCTGCACCAGTCCCAAAGAGCAAATCGTATCCACGGAACAGGATCGCTACCGGAAGTGGCATAATCGCCAGTGGAATGAACTTAGTAGCTATACGTTTCGCAACACGAGAGACGACTGGCAGATGACCATATGCAACTGCGATGGCGATTGGCATCGCATACAGGTAGATAAACAAGAGAAGTTCTCGGATGAAAAAGAGAGCTTGGAGTGTCCACATCGCAATACCACCGGTCGCAGCCATCAACAGCGCTAGAGCTGGGTTAGAAATAGACACATCGAGAAATGAGATTAGCACCTCCCGTAGAGCGTCAAGATCTGGTACAAACGCGATCGTGAATCCATTGACAAGATATAGAACAAGAACTGCAACCCAGTACCAGGTCACAATCAAGAATGCACCAGTCCATGCAGATCGTCGAGCCTTGCGGGCTTCATAGACGCTTCCGAAATCAAAGATACGGATCGTATGACGCGCCTGGACGAAAATCACTAGAAGAAGCAGAGATAGAAGCATAATATCGCCAGTGACAAGTGTATCGTGAAGCTCGATCCAGGGATCATTCGTGGGAGTTCCAAAGACGAAGTTCCCACTCGTTTCGGGTACCGGTGTTCCAAATGCTCCTTCCGTAAAATCGTGATAGCCGTCAACCACACCTTCCTGGAACCACTCAATAGTCGTCTCAACGATATCTTCGAACCAGCGACGACCAAACTCGGTAAGTGAGCTCATGGGTTCACCTCAACTTCAATCTCGCATTCGGCTAGGTCTTCACCCGTATATGTTACCGCGTAGTCTCTAGGTGAGAAACTTTCTTGGACAGCAGTCTCAAGAACAACTCGGAGGTCTCCCTCGGTAGTGTCTGGAGAACAAGAAACGTTCCCACCCGACTCAGAGAAGGGCATTAGTTGACTATAGATAGTCACGCCTTCGCCCGGTGGGAGGGCGACGCTGTCAGCGTCCCTACGAATATCGCTGTCCGTATCA
It encodes the following:
- a CDS encoding VirB4 family type IV secretion system protein, translated to MTMHSVAAVGAVLLATLEQRVAVLETAHIVAALVLLAVFAGVGVAVYRNRARTDEKEIDFSELLGEETIEAGDVEGKILEEISERHKSAVAPSAVTWETRAAQVGEQWTSTLYIADYPDYPNDGYLNELFELTDIEFDLTVHITPKNQQKARDELQRVADDLQVDADLEQSVRGAYLQERANEAVSTYKSVENGSRVFDQGMFVTVRAETKDELRESVRTIRSRLREQPAGLSPKTAICKQDLALQAVAPIGSNPFGREAISLGGAVGALLASPHNATILEDGGVEFGIHWKNESPVVIDPFARENGYAMFTVGDPGSGKSFGAKQNFIRSIEQSEDRIGIILEPLNNWAGVAEALGGTRITVGGDMGLNPLEIKPTPERIQRAMGEDASPYREKLDSVMSFLSNYFALRGIQLGDKRTTLETAIEEAYARKGITDDIATHDNESPTTRDVLDILEEMVDNPEGFVVRTDEETKKIESDATWLIDQLRSFAEDGRYENLGRPTEFDLRDEKVIYLDLAQQEGSLGGSTSLIMQLLITLVYERAKETDKEVVFVIDEARYLMQDAASLEYLEIVFRHHRHHDLSIRMITQTVDEFFQHAESEAILDQCAIKQFHHLDGMDQHWANEFGLNSAQMRFVQDAVPGSEDIGYSEALVGVDGDWRGIEVHALEKEKEVIDFDAKEQSRDELPGVSEGDGRQSTEDVRTDETDPEQQRETDHEVLTWTDGGDQSDE